The sequence below is a genomic window from Bombus pascuorum chromosome 15, iyBomPasc1.1, whole genome shotgun sequence.
ataaaaagtattggcacaccattgtattcattataatatttatttacagtatttactaattaattagatccaagtttattaaataatatgtattttcacatgactataaaaatttgatactttaaaaatgaaatgtggaacttgataataaaaacgcttcattggaaaataagagtATGTGCCAATTTTTGTAACTACTATATGTATACCACGATCGAACCAAAGCCCCATAAAAgaacaagaaacaaaattaagaaTCGCTGCATTTCTGTCGAAGACACGCCCTGTGTGTGTTGCTGCaaatagattattatttatataagtgTATCTTTTGAGCTCGTACCGTGGCACTCACCCATTCTACGATGACGCAGCACGGTACACTCGGAGCTCCTCTCCTTGTCATGAGACGCAAGCGTCTGCCACACTTCGTTCGACCGATCGCCGATCTAAAATCAGGAAACTTAtctctttcttcgtcgttttcACTCTCCCCTCCGCCATGCAAATCACACCTCTATTTTCACGTCGAGTTCACATCTTTTATCCCCAAGAGATGTGTCGCTTCTCTTCCacgaaacaattttatcactAGATTTTGATTCTTTAAAAGAAGAGGATCAATTTAAATGGTTATCACTCGAGGACAAGGATGTTTATGGCGGTTATTGCCGGCTTAATTAATTAGTGATTAAAAGGTTCGACGCTTCAGTTTCTTCGCAAACCATTCTATTTGTTTGCGAGATCGCGTAGCTGCGATATTAGCGCCACTTGTCAAGAACTCCAACAACTTAATCAAGGAGGTAAATTCGAAGTGTTTCTATCTTCTTTACATttacttttttgttttttgacTTGTACTCTTTTTCTGAATGCAGTAagatgttattttaatattatttttagttaatttgtcaaaataataattctgtaAAGCCATTAACTTACAACACTTGACGTACATTTAATCTAAGACATTTCATttggaattatatttaattattttatgatttcaaTTGTCTCaattattaaagtataacatataatttttaccTGCTCTTTAGCATAATTCCATAGTTTTCAtcacatttttcaattaaaaaccTATAACTTTACAATAATGATAACAGTATGTACGAATTGAGTACCACTGAGCAAAGTTAAAGAACTACTTTCTGATAGTACTTTACTATCATAGAAggtaagaaattaataatgtgAAGAGACTTTGTTACATTACATGtcattaattgtattaaaatttgactgagataatatttatttcagtaCAATGACATCAATGTTCTGTATTACCTTCATTAAAGGCAATTCCATTAGATATTTAACTCGATTATGTAAGGTTAGTACTTTCTGAATTACTATAATAAAGACATTaacatataacaaaaattatatattattataattatacagtATCATCAAATATGTTTGATATTTAGTAATCAAAGTAATTGTATATTGTCAAAATCGTTTATCTATttgtatgtataatgtataactaaataattttataaaatgttcttttttatccTGAATACTTTCCATTACCAAACTtattcatataattattttttataggcatcaaagaattttaatagtGTGACACAAGTGGCATTTATGAAAACATTGGTAAATAAAGCCCATACACCTAAACCAGCTCCATTTCCATATTGGAAAAAACAATGcaatgatataaatatgatttttgaTCTAACATCTCTCAGATATGATGAAAATAGCAAATTAATAATCGTAGAGGGCCCTCCTGCGGtaggaaaaaataaactttgcGAACAAATAGCAAAAGAATTTGGTTTATTATATATGCCACCACCAGTATTtgatgaaatatatgtaaattatgatGGATTTGACTTGCGCAGTCTAAATGCACAATTGAAAGAAGAGTGGCATATTATTGATCTGATACATTTCCTAAGAGATCCTGGTCACCAGAGAACAGCCCAAATccaatacaatatatttatgatgAGAATCGATCAATACATGAACGCGCTACTTCATATTTTAGCAACTGGACAGGGAGTGGTTCTTAATCGTTCCATTTTCACAGAAGCTGCTTATATGCATGCTATGTATAATTCTGGGTATCTTAGCAAACGAGCTGTGAATGAATTTGAAATGATGAGGACAAACTCATTCCATCTTTTGCTGAGACCGCATTTAATCGTATATTTGGATGCAACCCCAGAAACTGTTCTAGTAAGTTTTGTCTCATTTCCAACAAAATTATGTCAGCTAAGATTAATATTACTCTATTGATTGAATATATTACaggaaagaattaaaaaacgaGGTAAcgaagatgaaataaattcaaaggtctttacaaaaaaatttttgtcAGATTTAAGCATCGCGACTAAAGAAAAATGCTTGTATTGGCTATCCCCTCACTCAGAGATATTAATGTATGATTGGAACAAAGAGAGCAATTATATGGATATAATTAACGACATAGAAATCTTAAATTTAGAAGAAgaagttaaaaagaaaaaatttgaagattggGTATTTAAAGATACTAGTGAAATAATCGATTTATTACAAATGTATCATACTAAGAATTATATGTATTGTTGCTTGGGGGAAATGACAATATCGGAAATTGCTCTAGAAATGTACATTTCAAATGATGCAGTGGAAGCTATAAACAACCTACTTAGTAAAGTAAGTATAAGTATGTAACTTTGgttacattaaattattaagttgtatatacattataaaaatttgttgtaaTGTTTCAGGTCGATTCCGAAAAATATGCACATAACTGTAATCCAAAACGTAATAAACTTCCATGGATTATAAAGGACAAAAACTTCAAAATGAGTATGTGCCGTCGCACACCCCGCGACTTTATAAATTGCGATCTATTTAAATTACCTTGTTAATAGCTACGTTAAAAGTAATTTGTAATGATttagaacaaaataaattgttctcGTAATAGAAAGTTATTATCATAATGTAGtcaaattaaacataattCTATAGTCTCGTTtctctaaataataaaatgaaataattcaaattatttcgattctgcCACAAAAAAGCAAACTaaagtgttaaaaatataaatatattttcaaaattacatagatatatatatataattataataataaataaatatatatatatataattgtttacACTTGTACACgcattatattaaatacactTTAGCTATATATACCTGcgtattatattcatttataagtacatataacatgtatatatatatatatatatatttaaatatagagaaacaaattagaattttaattatctgtAAAGTTCGTACAActcatatatgaaaattatcgaGTAATGCATGAAATAGTACTTCACTTTTTATCGCTTCGTCAAGTCGTTTCATATTCGCAATATTACAActtattgtttcattttatagtaatacaaaacgatttaattttacaagtcATTAACAAGAACATATAAGGCAATAAgggataaaaaggaaaaaaacaaagttttaatagcaaaaatatttttcatttactatTATACTACGTTACGTTATAAATAAACACTAAGGTAACTGTTTACAAAGATTCATTTTGTAATAACCCATCTCGGcacttaaataaatttaaaagttgTACTTACATCATATACTTATCTTTAGTAGAGAAATATTCACTTTACTTTTATAAtcgtttttttatattttgtcaatatataaataaaagtcgGAATGTATTCCTATACACAAAACTATAGTACGATTCTTCTAAGACCAAGTTGgtttttacaaaaagaaaaaaaaaaaaaaattaagaacgaataaaaagtattaaaatcagTTGAGTGAATCCGGCAGTAGCTCGATACACTATTTAAGTGCATTAATACACCTTATATACAAACAATCTGTAcacaaaatatcgaattttgtCACATGATGCCAACTACATgtagaatttacaaattaccCATTTTAATGAAATCTGTATGTAATACTAATTTCTTTGCACTCTgtattgatattataaaattacaatgaaaCATAGTCAGCATGATTTTCACAACAAAGAGTTTTAAGGAGTTAAACTACAACACGAATTAGTTTTACGTGCAGTTTTGTAAAACGCTTTCGACTGAGCGCTAAGACCTTGTGACTTGGAAACCAATTCATCCAAATTCTCACCTCTTTTAAGAACAGCCTC
It includes:
- the LOC132914471 gene encoding NADH dehydrogenase [ubiquinone] 1 alpha subcomplex subunit 10, mitochondrial; translation: MTSMFCITFIKGNSIRYLTRLCKASKNFNSVTQVAFMKTLVNKAHTPKPAPFPYWKKQCNDINMIFDLTSLRYDENSKLIIVEGPPAVGKNKLCEQIAKEFGLLYMPPPVFDEIYVNYDGFDLRSLNAQLKEEWHIIDLIHFLRDPGHQRTAQIQYNIFMMRIDQYMNALLHILATGQGVVLNRSIFTEAAYMHAMYNSGYLSKRAVNEFEMMRTNSFHLLLRPHLIVYLDATPETVLERIKKRGNEDEINSKVFTKKFLSDLSIATKEKCLYWLSPHSEILMYDWNKESNYMDIINDIEILNLEEEVKKKKFEDWVFKDTSEIIDLLQMYHTKNYMYCCLGEMTISEIALEMYISNDAVEAINNLLSKVDSEKYAHNCNPKRNKLPWIIKDKNFKMSMCRRTPRDFINCDLFKLPC